ACCATTCCGGTGGGACTAACGCTGAATCAATTACTCGTAGTAATAATCGTAATCCCACTAAACCAACCGTTAAATATCCGGCTGTTTCTAAATAGACATATTCTTTTAGCCACTGAATAAATAAACTTGCCATAAATCGCAGAATAATAATCCCTACCGTTGCCCCGGTAATCACTAACCACGCTCGATCTGAAATAGCGATCGCAGCAGTCACACTATCGAGAGAAAAGGCTAAATCTGTAATAGCAATCAGGACTAGGACTTGTCCAAAAGAATGATAACGGACGGTTTCTTCTGAATTTTCTTCCTGATTTTTCTTGGTAAAATATCGAAAAACTAACCAGAGTAAATATAACGCTCCTAATAGCTCAAACTGCCAATATTTAATTACCCAAGTAGCCGTAATAATCAAAATAATCCGTAAAATAAATGCTAAAAATAACCCAATATTTAGAGCTTTATTTTGAAGCTTGCTATCTTCTAAACCACAGGAAATAGAAGCTAAAGCAATGGCATTATCCGCAGACAATACGGCTTCTAGGGCAACTAAAATAG
This is a stretch of genomic DNA from Planktothrix tepida PCC 9214. It encodes these proteins:
- a CDS encoding TerC family protein, with product MLDLDHVFEFSRNLELNLLVLLPILVALEAVLSADNAIALASISCGLEDSKLQNKALNIGLFLAFILRIILIITATWVIKYWQFELLGALYLLWLVFRYFTKKNQEENSEETVRYHSFGQVLVLIAITDLAFSLDSVTAAIAISDRAWLVITGATVGIIILRFMASLFIQWLKEYVYLETAGYLTVGLVGLRLLLRVIDSALVPPEWLMVVLTLSLFAWGFSQRVTDSPSNS